From Dreissena polymorpha isolate Duluth1 chromosome 15, UMN_Dpol_1.0, whole genome shotgun sequence, a single genomic window includes:
- the LOC127860510 gene encoding apoptosis-enhancing nuclease-like, translating to MLAGFLKKKIHVFKKIPLLVILGKGGPGSKRKRQWDAVKDETGFPPLSNYVALDCEFVGVRNDESCLGRCSIVDSEGRVLCDLYAMPEDPITHYRTPWSGITRGHMKNAFPLELALAKISNILQGKIVVGHDLRRDFNVLGFQPQPEFIRDTSTFRGMMGPGANRRSLKSLALEHLDLQIQVGPHCSIQDARAAMSLYRLVRHEWETNRLAENSSKNGNQGDWLSYVNRTMTDTWTKMYGICFNIKDVEADVVAEDKDISGLGGNENVDRIANDDYWVIKNPRDYKVGLSNIQQVFFENSESKLSVLNNKIKMDSGVVIKAKSITTKKSKKNFCGF from the exons ATGCTGGCAggatttttgaagaaaaaaattcaTGTGTTCAAGAAGATACCATTACTGGTGATTTTAGGAAAAG GCGGTCCAGGTTCAAAGAGGAAAAGACAGTGGGATGCTGTTAAAGATGAGACTGGTTTTCCACCATTGTCCAACTATGTGGCCCTGGATTGTGAGTTTGTTGGAGTGAGGAATGACGAGAGCTGTCTAg GTCGCTGCAGCATAGTGGACAGTGAGGGTCGGGTACTGTGTGACCTGTACGCGATGCCAGAGGACCCGATCACTCACTACCGAACCCCATGGAGTGGCATCACCAGAGGCCACATGAAAAATGCCTTCCCATTGGAGTTAGCTCTTGCCAAGATATCAAACATACTGCAG GGTAAGATAGTGGTGGGTCACGACCTGAGGAGGGACTTCAATGTGCTGGGTTTCCAACCACAGCCTGAGTTCATCCGGGACACCAGCACATTCCGAGGCATGATGGGCCCAGGAGCAAACAGGAGGTCCCTCAAGAGTCTGGCCCTTGAACACTTAG ATCTCCAGATTCAAGTGGGTCCCCACTGTTCCATACAGGATGCCCGTGCCGCCATGTCTCTGTATAGACTTGTACGACATGAGTGGGAAACCAATAGGCTGGCTGAAAACTCCTCCAAGAATGGAAACCAGGGTGACTGGCTCAGCTATGTTAATAGAACAATGACAGATACATGGACCAAAATGTATGgaatttgttttaacataaaagaTGTAGAAGCTGATGTCGTTGCAGAGGACAAAGATATCAGTGGATTGGGAGGAAATGAAAATGTAGACCGTATTGCAAATGATGACTATTGGGTCATAAAGAATCCTAGAGATTATAAAGTGGGCTTATCTAATATACAGCAAGTTTTTTTCGAAAACTCAGAAAGTAAACTGTCTGTTCTTAATAATAAGATTAAAATGGATAGCGGTGTTGTTATAAAAGCTAAGTCTATAACAActaagaaaagtaaaaaaaacttttgtggaTTCTAG
- the LOC127860568 gene encoding interferon-stimulated 20 kDa exonuclease-like 2 isoform X1, whose translation MVDRAYKRITNCEVVMLRGCLQRAIPVLKNAITCDSSKRTGEMSLPLPSSFTKWLKCSPESSFPDETCDVIIDINEDGSCKFKIIPLEPKRSSVNGHIEELCCSSNTSNGNSTNGQGSKKKRQLDSVKDETGFPPLTNYVALDCEFVGVRNDQSALGRCSIVDCEGQVLCDLYAMPEDPITHYRTRWSGITRNHMKNAIPLEFALAKISNILEGKIVVGHDLTGDFKVLGFRPRREFIRDTSTFKGLTGPFMAGKKSLKSLALEHLGLQIQVGSHCSIQDARAAMSLYRLVRHEWESSLLAKNKTGNQSNIPEIPEGNNKSGISKRDSLTDSCVSPDYVNGIQTDACTNNSEISCNVKDVEVDFGTDEKDISGTEGNEHVDDVAHDDYWDIKNPRDCKVDCSNVHPVLENTESKLSVLNKIRSESGLVLKAKSRKTKKSKHRNGLQTGFGQINTNKLSVNDYFSAYSQVNNNQGNKSNLEIVDSSVIDLTHMCDVVMKRAEEKVSKTLRPNDCSKPHVELSSTVDHLYDDQFWPEFEDS comes from the exons atggtggatagagcgtacaaaagaataacaaa CTGTGAAGTGGTCATGCTGAGAGGGTGTTTGCAGAGAGCTATTCCGGTGTTGAAAAACGCGATTACTTGTGATTCTAGTAAAAG AACAGGTGAGATGTCATTGCCATTACCATCGTCTTTCACTAAATGGTTGAAATGCAGCCCCGAATCAAGTTTTCCTGATGAAACATGTGATGTCATCATAGACATAAACGAAGATGGGTCATGCAAGTTTAAAATAATTCCCTTGGAGCCAAAACGGTCTTCAGTGAATGGCCACATAGAAGAATTGTGTTGTTCTAGTAATACATCTAATGGAAATTCAACAAATGGTCAAGGCTCCAAGAAAAAAAGGCAGTTGGATTCTGTGAAAGATGAGACTGGTTTTCCACCTCTGACTAACTATGTGGCGCTGGATTGTGAGTTTGTAGGCGTGAGAAATGATCAGAGTGCTCTAG GTCGTTGCAGCATCGTGGACTGTGAGGGCCAGGTACTGTGTGACCTGTACGCGATGCCAGAGGACCCAATCACTCACTACCGCACACGATGGAGCGGCATCACCAGAAATCATATGAAGAATGCCATCCCACTGGAGTTTGCACTCGCCAAGATATCCAACATACTCGAG GGTAAGATAGTTGTGGGTCATGACCTGACAGGTGACTTCAAGGTGCTGGGTTTCCGACCTCGGCGCGAGTTCATCAGGGACACTAGCACGTTCAAGGGTCTTACGGGCCCCTTCATGGCAGGCAAGAAGTCCCTCAAGAGTCTGGCTCTTGAACACTTGG GCCTCCAGATTCAAGTCGGTTCCCACTGTTCCATACAGGATGCTCGTGCAGCCATGTCTCTGTACAGACTTGTTCGCCATGAGTGGGAATCCAGCCTGCTTGCTAAAAACAAGACAGGAAACCAGTCAAACATACCAGAAATCCCAGAAGGGAACAATAAGTCTGGCATAAGCAAACGGGACTCATTAACTGATAGCTGTGTCTCGCCTGACTATGTAAATGGAATACAGACAGATGCATGTACCAACAATTCTGAAATTTCTTGTAACGTTAAAGATGTAGAAGTTGATTTCGGTACAGATGAAAAAGATATCAGTGGAACAGAAGGGAATGAACATGTAGACGATGTTGCCCATGATGATTATTGGGACATTAAGAATCCCAGAGATTGTAAAGTGGACTGTTCTAATGTACATCCAGTTCTTGAAAACACAGAAAGTAAACTGTCTGTTCTAAATAAGATTAGAAGTGAAAGCGGCCTTGTTCTTAAAGCTAAGTCTAGAAAAACTAAGAAAAGTAAACATAGAAATGGGTTGCAGACAGGTTTTGgtcaaataaacacaaataaattatcaGTTAATGATTATTTTAGCGCTTATTCTCAAGTTAATAACAATCAAGGTAATAAAAGCAATTTGGAAATTGTGGACTCTAGTGTGATAGATCTAACTCACATGTGTGATGTTGTAATGAAACGGGCAGAAGAAAAAGTTTCAAAAACTCTGCGACCGAATGATTGTTCTAAACCCCATGTGGAGTTATCGTCAACTGTGGATCATTTGTATGATGACCAGTTCTGGCCAGAGTTTGAGGACAGTTGA
- the LOC127860568 gene encoding interferon-stimulated 20 kDa exonuclease-like 2 isoform X2: MLRGCLQRAIPVLKNAITCDSSKRTGEMSLPLPSSFTKWLKCSPESSFPDETCDVIIDINEDGSCKFKIIPLEPKRSSVNGHIEELCCSSNTSNGNSTNGQGSKKKRQLDSVKDETGFPPLTNYVALDCEFVGVRNDQSALGRCSIVDCEGQVLCDLYAMPEDPITHYRTRWSGITRNHMKNAIPLEFALAKISNILEGKIVVGHDLTGDFKVLGFRPRREFIRDTSTFKGLTGPFMAGKKSLKSLALEHLGLQIQVGSHCSIQDARAAMSLYRLVRHEWESSLLAKNKTGNQSNIPEIPEGNNKSGISKRDSLTDSCVSPDYVNGIQTDACTNNSEISCNVKDVEVDFGTDEKDISGTEGNEHVDDVAHDDYWDIKNPRDCKVDCSNVHPVLENTESKLSVLNKIRSESGLVLKAKSRKTKKSKHRNGLQTGFGQINTNKLSVNDYFSAYSQVNNNQGNKSNLEIVDSSVIDLTHMCDVVMKRAEEKVSKTLRPNDCSKPHVELSSTVDHLYDDQFWPEFEDS; this comes from the exons ATGCTGAGAGGGTGTTTGCAGAGAGCTATTCCGGTGTTGAAAAACGCGATTACTTGTGATTCTAGTAAAAG AACAGGTGAGATGTCATTGCCATTACCATCGTCTTTCACTAAATGGTTGAAATGCAGCCCCGAATCAAGTTTTCCTGATGAAACATGTGATGTCATCATAGACATAAACGAAGATGGGTCATGCAAGTTTAAAATAATTCCCTTGGAGCCAAAACGGTCTTCAGTGAATGGCCACATAGAAGAATTGTGTTGTTCTAGTAATACATCTAATGGAAATTCAACAAATGGTCAAGGCTCCAAGAAAAAAAGGCAGTTGGATTCTGTGAAAGATGAGACTGGTTTTCCACCTCTGACTAACTATGTGGCGCTGGATTGTGAGTTTGTAGGCGTGAGAAATGATCAGAGTGCTCTAG GTCGTTGCAGCATCGTGGACTGTGAGGGCCAGGTACTGTGTGACCTGTACGCGATGCCAGAGGACCCAATCACTCACTACCGCACACGATGGAGCGGCATCACCAGAAATCATATGAAGAATGCCATCCCACTGGAGTTTGCACTCGCCAAGATATCCAACATACTCGAG GGTAAGATAGTTGTGGGTCATGACCTGACAGGTGACTTCAAGGTGCTGGGTTTCCGACCTCGGCGCGAGTTCATCAGGGACACTAGCACGTTCAAGGGTCTTACGGGCCCCTTCATGGCAGGCAAGAAGTCCCTCAAGAGTCTGGCTCTTGAACACTTGG GCCTCCAGATTCAAGTCGGTTCCCACTGTTCCATACAGGATGCTCGTGCAGCCATGTCTCTGTACAGACTTGTTCGCCATGAGTGGGAATCCAGCCTGCTTGCTAAAAACAAGACAGGAAACCAGTCAAACATACCAGAAATCCCAGAAGGGAACAATAAGTCTGGCATAAGCAAACGGGACTCATTAACTGATAGCTGTGTCTCGCCTGACTATGTAAATGGAATACAGACAGATGCATGTACCAACAATTCTGAAATTTCTTGTAACGTTAAAGATGTAGAAGTTGATTTCGGTACAGATGAAAAAGATATCAGTGGAACAGAAGGGAATGAACATGTAGACGATGTTGCCCATGATGATTATTGGGACATTAAGAATCCCAGAGATTGTAAAGTGGACTGTTCTAATGTACATCCAGTTCTTGAAAACACAGAAAGTAAACTGTCTGTTCTAAATAAGATTAGAAGTGAAAGCGGCCTTGTTCTTAAAGCTAAGTCTAGAAAAACTAAGAAAAGTAAACATAGAAATGGGTTGCAGACAGGTTTTGgtcaaataaacacaaataaattatcaGTTAATGATTATTTTAGCGCTTATTCTCAAGTTAATAACAATCAAGGTAATAAAAGCAATTTGGAAATTGTGGACTCTAGTGTGATAGATCTAACTCACATGTGTGATGTTGTAATGAAACGGGCAGAAGAAAAAGTTTCAAAAACTCTGCGACCGAATGATTGTTCTAAACCCCATGTGGAGTTATCGTCAACTGTGGATCATTTGTATGATGACCAGTTCTGGCCAGAGTTTGAGGACAGTTGA
- the LOC127860568 gene encoding uncharacterized protein LOC127860568 isoform X3, translating to MAAYGTGEMSLPLPSSFTKWLKCSPESSFPDETCDVIIDINEDGSCKFKIIPLEPKRSSVNGHIEELCCSSNTSNGNSTNGQGSKKKRQLDSVKDETGFPPLTNYVALDCEFVGVRNDQSALGRCSIVDCEGQVLCDLYAMPEDPITHYRTRWSGITRNHMKNAIPLEFALAKISNILEGKIVVGHDLTGDFKVLGFRPRREFIRDTSTFKGLTGPFMAGKKSLKSLALEHLGLQIQVGSHCSIQDARAAMSLYRLVRHEWESSLLAKNKTGNQSNIPEIPEGNNKSGISKRDSLTDSCVSPDYVNGIQTDACTNNSEISCNVKDVEVDFGTDEKDISGTEGNEHVDDVAHDDYWDIKNPRDCKVDCSNVHPVLENTESKLSVLNKIRSESGLVLKAKSRKTKKSKHRNGLQTGFGQINTNKLSVNDYFSAYSQVNNNQGNKSNLEIVDSSVIDLTHMCDVVMKRAEEKVSKTLRPNDCSKPHVELSSTVDHLYDDQFWPEFEDS from the exons ATGGCAGCATATGG AACAGGTGAGATGTCATTGCCATTACCATCGTCTTTCACTAAATGGTTGAAATGCAGCCCCGAATCAAGTTTTCCTGATGAAACATGTGATGTCATCATAGACATAAACGAAGATGGGTCATGCAAGTTTAAAATAATTCCCTTGGAGCCAAAACGGTCTTCAGTGAATGGCCACATAGAAGAATTGTGTTGTTCTAGTAATACATCTAATGGAAATTCAACAAATGGTCAAGGCTCCAAGAAAAAAAGGCAGTTGGATTCTGTGAAAGATGAGACTGGTTTTCCACCTCTGACTAACTATGTGGCGCTGGATTGTGAGTTTGTAGGCGTGAGAAATGATCAGAGTGCTCTAG GTCGTTGCAGCATCGTGGACTGTGAGGGCCAGGTACTGTGTGACCTGTACGCGATGCCAGAGGACCCAATCACTCACTACCGCACACGATGGAGCGGCATCACCAGAAATCATATGAAGAATGCCATCCCACTGGAGTTTGCACTCGCCAAGATATCCAACATACTCGAG GGTAAGATAGTTGTGGGTCATGACCTGACAGGTGACTTCAAGGTGCTGGGTTTCCGACCTCGGCGCGAGTTCATCAGGGACACTAGCACGTTCAAGGGTCTTACGGGCCCCTTCATGGCAGGCAAGAAGTCCCTCAAGAGTCTGGCTCTTGAACACTTGG GCCTCCAGATTCAAGTCGGTTCCCACTGTTCCATACAGGATGCTCGTGCAGCCATGTCTCTGTACAGACTTGTTCGCCATGAGTGGGAATCCAGCCTGCTTGCTAAAAACAAGACAGGAAACCAGTCAAACATACCAGAAATCCCAGAAGGGAACAATAAGTCTGGCATAAGCAAACGGGACTCATTAACTGATAGCTGTGTCTCGCCTGACTATGTAAATGGAATACAGACAGATGCATGTACCAACAATTCTGAAATTTCTTGTAACGTTAAAGATGTAGAAGTTGATTTCGGTACAGATGAAAAAGATATCAGTGGAACAGAAGGGAATGAACATGTAGACGATGTTGCCCATGATGATTATTGGGACATTAAGAATCCCAGAGATTGTAAAGTGGACTGTTCTAATGTACATCCAGTTCTTGAAAACACAGAAAGTAAACTGTCTGTTCTAAATAAGATTAGAAGTGAAAGCGGCCTTGTTCTTAAAGCTAAGTCTAGAAAAACTAAGAAAAGTAAACATAGAAATGGGTTGCAGACAGGTTTTGgtcaaataaacacaaataaattatcaGTTAATGATTATTTTAGCGCTTATTCTCAAGTTAATAACAATCAAGGTAATAAAAGCAATTTGGAAATTGTGGACTCTAGTGTGATAGATCTAACTCACATGTGTGATGTTGTAATGAAACGGGCAGAAGAAAAAGTTTCAAAAACTCTGCGACCGAATGATTGTTCTAAACCCCATGTGGAGTTATCGTCAACTGTGGATCATTTGTATGATGACCAGTTCTGGCCAGAGTTTGAGGACAGTTGA
- the LOC127860568 gene encoding uncharacterized protein LOC127860568 isoform X4 produces MGEMSLPLPSSFTKWLKCSPESSFPDETCDVIIDINEDGSCKFKIIPLEPKRSSVNGHIEELCCSSNTSNGNSTNGQGSKKKRQLDSVKDETGFPPLTNYVALDCEFVGVRNDQSALGRCSIVDCEGQVLCDLYAMPEDPITHYRTRWSGITRNHMKNAIPLEFALAKISNILEGKIVVGHDLTGDFKVLGFRPRREFIRDTSTFKGLTGPFMAGKKSLKSLALEHLGLQIQVGSHCSIQDARAAMSLYRLVRHEWESSLLAKNKTGNQSNIPEIPEGNNKSGISKRDSLTDSCVSPDYVNGIQTDACTNNSEISCNVKDVEVDFGTDEKDISGTEGNEHVDDVAHDDYWDIKNPRDCKVDCSNVHPVLENTESKLSVLNKIRSESGLVLKAKSRKTKKSKHRNGLQTGFGQINTNKLSVNDYFSAYSQVNNNQGNKSNLEIVDSSVIDLTHMCDVVMKRAEEKVSKTLRPNDCSKPHVELSSTVDHLYDDQFWPEFEDS; encoded by the exons ATGG GTGAGATGTCATTGCCATTACCATCGTCTTTCACTAAATGGTTGAAATGCAGCCCCGAATCAAGTTTTCCTGATGAAACATGTGATGTCATCATAGACATAAACGAAGATGGGTCATGCAAGTTTAAAATAATTCCCTTGGAGCCAAAACGGTCTTCAGTGAATGGCCACATAGAAGAATTGTGTTGTTCTAGTAATACATCTAATGGAAATTCAACAAATGGTCAAGGCTCCAAGAAAAAAAGGCAGTTGGATTCTGTGAAAGATGAGACTGGTTTTCCACCTCTGACTAACTATGTGGCGCTGGATTGTGAGTTTGTAGGCGTGAGAAATGATCAGAGTGCTCTAG GTCGTTGCAGCATCGTGGACTGTGAGGGCCAGGTACTGTGTGACCTGTACGCGATGCCAGAGGACCCAATCACTCACTACCGCACACGATGGAGCGGCATCACCAGAAATCATATGAAGAATGCCATCCCACTGGAGTTTGCACTCGCCAAGATATCCAACATACTCGAG GGTAAGATAGTTGTGGGTCATGACCTGACAGGTGACTTCAAGGTGCTGGGTTTCCGACCTCGGCGCGAGTTCATCAGGGACACTAGCACGTTCAAGGGTCTTACGGGCCCCTTCATGGCAGGCAAGAAGTCCCTCAAGAGTCTGGCTCTTGAACACTTGG GCCTCCAGATTCAAGTCGGTTCCCACTGTTCCATACAGGATGCTCGTGCAGCCATGTCTCTGTACAGACTTGTTCGCCATGAGTGGGAATCCAGCCTGCTTGCTAAAAACAAGACAGGAAACCAGTCAAACATACCAGAAATCCCAGAAGGGAACAATAAGTCTGGCATAAGCAAACGGGACTCATTAACTGATAGCTGTGTCTCGCCTGACTATGTAAATGGAATACAGACAGATGCATGTACCAACAATTCTGAAATTTCTTGTAACGTTAAAGATGTAGAAGTTGATTTCGGTACAGATGAAAAAGATATCAGTGGAACAGAAGGGAATGAACATGTAGACGATGTTGCCCATGATGATTATTGGGACATTAAGAATCCCAGAGATTGTAAAGTGGACTGTTCTAATGTACATCCAGTTCTTGAAAACACAGAAAGTAAACTGTCTGTTCTAAATAAGATTAGAAGTGAAAGCGGCCTTGTTCTTAAAGCTAAGTCTAGAAAAACTAAGAAAAGTAAACATAGAAATGGGTTGCAGACAGGTTTTGgtcaaataaacacaaataaattatcaGTTAATGATTATTTTAGCGCTTATTCTCAAGTTAATAACAATCAAGGTAATAAAAGCAATTTGGAAATTGTGGACTCTAGTGTGATAGATCTAACTCACATGTGTGATGTTGTAATGAAACGGGCAGAAGAAAAAGTTTCAAAAACTCTGCGACCGAATGATTGTTCTAAACCCCATGTGGAGTTATCGTCAACTGTGGATCATTTGTATGATGACCAGTTCTGGCCAGAGTTTGAGGACAGTTGA
- the LOC127860568 gene encoding uncharacterized protein LOC127860568 isoform X5, translating into MSLPLPSSFTKWLKCSPESSFPDETCDVIIDINEDGSCKFKIIPLEPKRSSVNGHIEELCCSSNTSNGNSTNGQGSKKKRQLDSVKDETGFPPLTNYVALDCEFVGVRNDQSALGRCSIVDCEGQVLCDLYAMPEDPITHYRTRWSGITRNHMKNAIPLEFALAKISNILEGKIVVGHDLTGDFKVLGFRPRREFIRDTSTFKGLTGPFMAGKKSLKSLALEHLGLQIQVGSHCSIQDARAAMSLYRLVRHEWESSLLAKNKTGNQSNIPEIPEGNNKSGISKRDSLTDSCVSPDYVNGIQTDACTNNSEISCNVKDVEVDFGTDEKDISGTEGNEHVDDVAHDDYWDIKNPRDCKVDCSNVHPVLENTESKLSVLNKIRSESGLVLKAKSRKTKKSKHRNGLQTGFGQINTNKLSVNDYFSAYSQVNNNQGNKSNLEIVDSSVIDLTHMCDVVMKRAEEKVSKTLRPNDCSKPHVELSSTVDHLYDDQFWPEFEDS; encoded by the exons ATGTCATTGCCATTACCATCGTCTTTCACTAAATGGTTGAAATGCAGCCCCGAATCAAGTTTTCCTGATGAAACATGTGATGTCATCATAGACATAAACGAAGATGGGTCATGCAAGTTTAAAATAATTCCCTTGGAGCCAAAACGGTCTTCAGTGAATGGCCACATAGAAGAATTGTGTTGTTCTAGTAATACATCTAATGGAAATTCAACAAATGGTCAAGGCTCCAAGAAAAAAAGGCAGTTGGATTCTGTGAAAGATGAGACTGGTTTTCCACCTCTGACTAACTATGTGGCGCTGGATTGTGAGTTTGTAGGCGTGAGAAATGATCAGAGTGCTCTAG GTCGTTGCAGCATCGTGGACTGTGAGGGCCAGGTACTGTGTGACCTGTACGCGATGCCAGAGGACCCAATCACTCACTACCGCACACGATGGAGCGGCATCACCAGAAATCATATGAAGAATGCCATCCCACTGGAGTTTGCACTCGCCAAGATATCCAACATACTCGAG GGTAAGATAGTTGTGGGTCATGACCTGACAGGTGACTTCAAGGTGCTGGGTTTCCGACCTCGGCGCGAGTTCATCAGGGACACTAGCACGTTCAAGGGTCTTACGGGCCCCTTCATGGCAGGCAAGAAGTCCCTCAAGAGTCTGGCTCTTGAACACTTGG GCCTCCAGATTCAAGTCGGTTCCCACTGTTCCATACAGGATGCTCGTGCAGCCATGTCTCTGTACAGACTTGTTCGCCATGAGTGGGAATCCAGCCTGCTTGCTAAAAACAAGACAGGAAACCAGTCAAACATACCAGAAATCCCAGAAGGGAACAATAAGTCTGGCATAAGCAAACGGGACTCATTAACTGATAGCTGTGTCTCGCCTGACTATGTAAATGGAATACAGACAGATGCATGTACCAACAATTCTGAAATTTCTTGTAACGTTAAAGATGTAGAAGTTGATTTCGGTACAGATGAAAAAGATATCAGTGGAACAGAAGGGAATGAACATGTAGACGATGTTGCCCATGATGATTATTGGGACATTAAGAATCCCAGAGATTGTAAAGTGGACTGTTCTAATGTACATCCAGTTCTTGAAAACACAGAAAGTAAACTGTCTGTTCTAAATAAGATTAGAAGTGAAAGCGGCCTTGTTCTTAAAGCTAAGTCTAGAAAAACTAAGAAAAGTAAACATAGAAATGGGTTGCAGACAGGTTTTGgtcaaataaacacaaataaattatcaGTTAATGATTATTTTAGCGCTTATTCTCAAGTTAATAACAATCAAGGTAATAAAAGCAATTTGGAAATTGTGGACTCTAGTGTGATAGATCTAACTCACATGTGTGATGTTGTAATGAAACGGGCAGAAGAAAAAGTTTCAAAAACTCTGCGACCGAATGATTGTTCTAAACCCCATGTGGAGTTATCGTCAACTGTGGATCATTTGTATGATGACCAGTTCTGGCCAGAGTTTGAGGACAGTTGA
- the LOC127860614 gene encoding uncharacterized protein LOC127860614 yields the protein MFFSPMESLSSRIVVVAVFVTIATGLICQFPHCETVKCQAINNCTGSVRERGGGYCGCCPACFTTLGQNEDCEWADPYVAVIQPVTALCDTGLYCELNSSTCQPVVGFG from the exons ATGTTTTTCTCACCAATGGAATCACTTTCTTCGAGAATCGTTGTAGTGGCAGTCTTCGTTACTATAGCAACTGGGCTGATATGTCAGTTTCCGCACTGTGAAACGGTCAAATGTCAGGCCATCAACAACTGTACCGGAAGTGTCCGAGAGAGAGGCGGTGGGTACTGCGGATGTTGCCCAGCGTGCTTTACGACCCTAG GCCAAAACGAGGACTGTGAATGGGCAGACCCGTACGTTGCCGTTATCCAGCCCGTGACCGCTCTGTGCGATACCGGATTGTACTGCGAGCTTAACTCGAGCACGTGCCAACCGGTAGTTGGCTTCGGATAG